The following proteins are co-located in the Sandaracinaceae bacterium genome:
- the aroB gene encoding 3-dehydroquinate synthase → MRTIYLSGPMGAGKSTVARALGQQLGRPVIDLDQRIEAAAGTSITRIFAERGEAAFRQLEAEHARATASEGAVVALGGGALTQDALRHDLLERGLVVTLRADTDELLKRVGDATDRPLLAGLSPEQRRERLEGLLSARASAYAEAHLTVDTGLATAEQAALQVAQASEDVMVVVPLGERTYRVEIGAGVRERVGARVTEASKGDVVLVHDVPDPVQRPWPRDVAERVEAAGRRCVSVCLEDGERFKHVQSVETIWDAALDAGVDRHALVLGVGGGVVGDLTGFAASTLLRGVALGQVPTTLLSMVDSSVGGKTGFNRPRGKNLVGTFYQPSFVLCDVLTLATLSDDERISGLAEVVKSAWLDGEAAVAQLEEDAAALRVGEREATIRAIEMSVRLKARVVRQDEREGGKRMWLNLGHTVGHGLEAAHDYVGLRHGEAVALGMIAALRVGVAQGTTDATSVARLTELLRTLGLPVDLDDRLSDAALDFVASDKKKSGGLVRFVVPGRPGDTRVVPLSLGAIRAAVRRS, encoded by the coding sequence ATGCGGACGATTTACCTCTCTGGGCCGATGGGTGCTGGCAAGAGCACCGTGGCCCGCGCCCTCGGGCAGCAGCTCGGTCGCCCGGTCATCGATCTCGATCAGCGCATCGAGGCGGCGGCTGGGACGTCCATCACGCGCATCTTCGCCGAGCGCGGGGAGGCCGCGTTCCGGCAGCTGGAGGCCGAGCACGCACGCGCGACGGCGTCCGAGGGGGCCGTGGTGGCGCTCGGCGGCGGCGCGCTCACCCAAGACGCGCTGCGTCACGACCTGCTGGAACGTGGTCTGGTGGTCACGCTTCGCGCGGACACCGACGAGCTTCTGAAGCGGGTGGGGGACGCCACGGATCGTCCGCTGCTCGCCGGCCTGAGCCCCGAGCAGCGCCGAGAGCGCCTCGAGGGGTTGCTCTCGGCTCGCGCGTCCGCCTACGCGGAGGCACACCTCACGGTGGACACCGGCCTGGCAACCGCGGAGCAAGCGGCGCTGCAGGTGGCGCAGGCCAGCGAAGACGTCATGGTCGTCGTGCCCCTCGGCGAACGAACCTACCGCGTCGAGATCGGCGCCGGCGTTCGAGAGCGGGTCGGCGCGCGGGTGACGGAGGCGTCCAAGGGAGACGTGGTCTTGGTGCACGACGTGCCCGACCCCGTCCAACGGCCCTGGCCACGCGACGTGGCGGAGCGCGTCGAGGCGGCCGGGCGTCGGTGTGTCTCGGTGTGCCTGGAAGACGGCGAGCGCTTCAAGCACGTGCAGTCCGTCGAGACCATCTGGGACGCAGCCCTGGACGCCGGGGTCGACCGTCACGCGCTCGTGCTGGGTGTGGGCGGCGGGGTGGTCGGGGACCTGACCGGCTTCGCGGCCTCGACGCTCCTTCGTGGGGTCGCGCTCGGCCAAGTGCCAACCACGCTCCTGTCCATGGTCGACAGCTCGGTGGGCGGTAAGACGGGCTTCAACCGTCCGCGCGGGAAGAACCTGGTCGGCACCTTCTACCAGCCCAGCTTCGTACTGTGCGACGTGCTCACCCTCGCGACCCTCTCAGACGACGAGCGCATCTCGGGCCTGGCGGAGGTCGTGAAGAGCGCCTGGCTCGACGGCGAGGCGGCCGTGGCGCAGCTGGAGGAGGACGCGGCGGCCCTGCGGGTGGGTGAGCGCGAAGCGACCATCCGCGCCATCGAGATGAGCGTTCGGCTCAAGGCCCGCGTCGTGCGGCAGGACGAGCGCGAGGGTGGCAAGCGCATGTGGCTCAACTTGGGGCACACGGTCGGCCACGGGCTCGAGGCGGCCCACGACTACGTGGGGCTGCGGCACGGGGAGGCCGTCGCGCTCGGCATGATCGCGGCGCTGCGCGTTGGCGTCGCGCAGGGGACGACCGACGCGACGAGCGTCGCGCGGCTCACGGAGCTGCTGAGGACACTGGGCCTGCCGGTCGACCTGGACGACCGACTGAGCGACGCGGCGCTGGACTTCGTCGCCTCGGACAAGAAGAAATCCGGTGGGCTGGTGCGCTTCGTCGTCCCAGGACGCCCTGGG